A section of the Kluyveromyces lactis strain NRRL Y-1140 chromosome F complete sequence genome encodes:
- a CDS encoding PDK/BCKDK family protein kinase (some similarities with uniprot|P40530 Saccharomyces cerevisiae YIL042C Hypothetical ORF): protein MAVKFPSSLLTKIWQYSETPQTAVSLRQMCQFGSHPTPGLMFKASCFLLNELPVRLAHRIKELESLPRGLNKVEEVITVRDWYTQSFQDLYNFSHDESQKHGAIFQSLFYGSNSANVDHLIRLLFTQEEIKSMEQSKGSSNHLYCKHKKFIDDGIVMKIPGPSSNHHSQHNKSGGKVPLPQKYFSPLPSSTVSGWNKSQDFYQFWPADLLLFNRNFYNVLQNIKERHDATVITLAKGVLKWKKTHQQNVVDDSIQSFLDRFYLSRIGIRMLIGQQLALLESARQPAEGPFDEDDEDWVGIICTKTNITQLSKTAIDNARHICAEHYGLYEAPKVQLLTFPLDYRPSTEEKSGCPNESPDIEFMYVPGHLIHMLFETLKNALRATVEKTIEKNPSVDKYDLKFPDVKVIITEGTEDLTVKISDEGGGIARSNLPLVWTYLYTTMPENEQIGLMDEEMSQNFRIPMAGYGYGLALSRLYARYFGGDLKLMSMEGFGTDVYLHLNRLSTSSEPLQ from the coding sequence ATGGCTGTGAAATTTCCGAGTTCTCTTTTGACCAAAATATGGCAATACTCGGAGACACCGCAAACAGCGGTGTCCTTGCGTCAAATGTGTCAATTTGGGTCTCATCCAACCCCAGGTTTAATGTTCAAGGCTTCTTGCTTTTTACTAAATGAACTGCCTGTACGGTTGGCACATAGgatcaaagaattggagTCTCTTCCCAGAGGATTAAataaagttgaagaagtcaTCACCGTTAGGGATTGGTATACTCAATCGTTCCAGGATCTTTACAATTTTAGCCATGACGAATCTCAGAAGCACGGTGCGATCTTTCAGTCGCTATTTTATGGATCCAATAGCGCAAATGTAGACCACTTGATACGTCTTCTATTTacacaagaagaaataaaatcaatGGAACAGAGTAAAGGTTCATCCAATCATTTATACTGCAAGCATAAAAAATTCATCGATGATGGCATCGTGATGAAAATTCCAGGCCCATCGTCAAACCATCACTCACAACATAATAAGTCAGGCGGTAAAGTACCTCTTCCGCAGAAATATTTCTCCCCTTTGCCGTCTTCGACTGTATCTGGTTGGAACAAATCTCAGGACTTCTATCAATTCTGGCCTGCagaccttcttcttttcaatagGAATTTCTACAATGTGTTacaaaatatcaaagaacGTCATGACGCTACCGTAATAACTTTAGCTAAGGGTGTTCTTAAGTGGAAAAAAACTCATCAACAGAATGTTGTCGATGATTCCATTCAAAGTTTCCTGGATAGATTTTACCTCTCGAGAATTGGGATTAGAATGCTGATTGGGCAACAATTGGCTCTATTAGAATCGGCAAGACAGCCTGCAGAAGGTCCATttgacgaagatgatgaggaCTGGGTTGGAATAATTTGTACTAAAACCAATATCACTCAACTTTCCAAGACAGCAATTGACAATGCGCGGCACATTTGCGCCGAACATTACGGATTATATGAAGCTCCAAAAGTTCAATTATTAACTTTCCCGTTGGACTACCGGCCTTCAACCGAAGAAAAGTCTGGATGCCCCAACGAATCTCCTGATATTGAATTCATGTATGTACCTGGCCACTTGATTCATATGCTATTTGAAACTTTAAAGAATGCGCTAAGAGCCACTGTCGAAAAGACTATCGAAAAAAATCCATCTGTGGATAAGTATGACTTGAAGTTCCCGGACGTTAAAGTTATCATAACAGAGGGTACGGAAGACTTGACTGTAAAGATTTCAGATGAAGGTGGCGGTATAGCAAGGTCGAACTTGCCGTTAGTATGGACATATCTCTACACAACTATGCCTGAAAATGAGCAAATTGGATTgatggatgaagaaatgaGCCAGAACTTTAGAATACCTATGGCTGGTTATGGCTACGGGCTAGCCTTAAGCAGACTATATGCGCGTTACTTTGGTGGTGATCTAAAACTGATGTCCATGGAAGGTTTTGGAACAGATGTCTATTTGCATTTGAACAGATTGAGTACGAGTAGCGAACCACTACAGTGA
- the ERS1 gene encoding cystinosin-like protein ERS1 (similar to uniprot|P17261 Saccharomyces cerevisiae YCR075C), with the protein MERVLGITYVICWSVSVYPVVWANWKNGNANAVSFDYVVLNTVGYSCLLASMVLQKLFWAEGTDETLIAPEISGSDLIYCGHGTLLCFVLLSQFLLGNRLWNFSHTTRTHPKMHTVYKRMFSIIMLVVLVITIIFFTDILTVGLSNATLLSYCNNLSLVKITMSLIKHLPQVRHNFQRKSMAGFPIQSTCIDVLGSVCSLSQLALRLASKPQGLTLMSFFTNFGKIGIGLITLLFNIVYVSQWIVYSLSP; encoded by the coding sequence ATGGAAAGGGTGCTGGGAATAACATATGTCATTTGTTGGTCCGTTTCAGTGTATCCAGTGGTCTGGgccaattggaaaaatggGAATGCTAATGCTGTGTCATTTGATTATGTTGTCTTAAATACTGTCGGTTATTCATGCTTATTAGCATCCATGGTATTGCAGAAACTGTTCTGGGCTGAAGGTACTGATGAAACACTGATTGCCCCAGAAATTTCCGGATCAGATCTCATTTATTGCGGGCATGGTACCTTATTGTGCTTCGTTCTCTTATCACAATTTTTGTTAGGGAATAGACTATGGAATTTCTCACACACTACCAGAACGCATCCAAAGATGCATACGGTGTACAAGAGGATGTTTTCCATCATAATGTTAGTTGTCTTGGTCATAACGATTATTTTCTTTACAGATATTTTAACAGTTGGTTTGTCAAATGCAACATTACTCTCTTATTGCAATAATTTATCACTTGTAAAGATCACAATGTCTCTGATAAAGCATCTTCCCCAGGTGAGGCACAACTTCCAAAGGAAGAGTATGGCAGGATTTCCTATCCAATCGACTTGTATAGACGTCTTGGGGAGTGTATGTTCATTGAGTCAATTAGCTCTTCGTTTAGCTTCAAAACCGCAGGGATTGACCCTGATGTCCTTTTTCACCAACTTCGGGAAGATTGGTATTGGATTGATCACACTTTTGTTTAATATTGTGTACGTCTCTCAATGGATTGTTTATAGTTTATCACCatag
- the SYG1 gene encoding Syg1p (similar to uniprot|P40528 Saccharomyces cerevisiae YIL047C SYG1 Protein for which truncation and overexpression can suppress lethality of G-alpha protein deficiency plasma membrane protein), whose product MKFAEHLRESVVPEWSDKYVNYKLGKKKIKQFQKLKKVQDVGSMDRTIVREFIDDWLVRDQLKNCDEFYEWQLSKYRAKYHKLQRQIHLYVLEADKRSRLDSLDEYRIASLSRAPDSYGSIFPNFSPIALKDTVKKKIWYDLKRWLVTHNLCPSMPVSWKNRDPLLAKKDRKRASRGQETFQTETSPLSLSQIRQQLSDAILDFYLYLQLLKNYRDLNVNGFRKIVKKFDKVLHQDQLKTFMPYAKKYSIMFSQYDEYLKLIKDNVEHAEVINVNLFLGSDNDVDRLKKDPLTFWEQTAIKWYTMTLTSSSKDKKHNLERIKNLSLQYSVNEQTIHRNNASMFQMFLGSAQLGISVTLVILMTIILAKNSSDEVRSALLPIWSSFHYLTFMGLLFIIDCFIWYKVKINYRFIMFGEIHSRNGPVLFNNDFGMTHIPLQFFHATTFLCICSILAFCSLMLEKLEPWMITWLCIAVALFFWKFQVIQPWPYWYETFQSRKYIFTSFIRLVFSGFFPVQFGDFFLGDIVCSLTYSMSQFATLGCLTFNDSKEDKCRYEKLMWIGILSCLPSYWRFVQCVRRYFDSYDWFPHLLNAFKYLLGISFNASLYWYKSWPQMQKFKVLLIVFGCLNSTLTSIWDLIMDWSLLQTKSKNFLLRDDLYLCGKKNWKSGKYSSKKKCIYYFIMVFDVVVRYEWVFYMVKNNTDYVRHPLIALAMATLEILRRFVWVILRVENEHVANVHLFKVTDDNWQLPFPTIEDSELHMEEDYSAAAENMDNIAMLSVMKSDLESQQQRPRSTSAVPKLNRKASVFEIIPWAHATDFQRPIETASVNSAAISDSESEAESEV is encoded by the coding sequence ATGAAATTTGCTGAGCACCTCCGAGAGTCTGTAGTTCCTGAATGGAGCGATAAGTATGTTAACTATAAACTCggtaagaaaaagattaagcagttccaaaaattgaaaaaggtTCAAGATGTTGGATCCATGGATCGTACTATTGTTCGTGAATTCATTGATGATTGGCTTGTGCGAGATCAGTTGAAGAACTGCGATGAGTTTTATGAATGGCAACTCTCTAAATACAGAGCTAAATATCATAAATTGCAGAGGCAGATCCATTTGTATGTGCTGGAAGCAGATAAGCGTAGTAGATTAGATTCGCTGGACGAGTACCGTATCGCCAGTTTGTCGAGAGCCCCAGATTCGTATGGATCGATATTCCCAAATTTTAGTCCGATAGCCTTGAAGGATACcgtcaaaaaaaaaatctggTACGATCTCAAGCGGTGGTTAGTGACCCACAACTTATGTCCATCTATGCCCgtttcttggaagaataGAGACCCTCTTTTAGCTAAAAAGGACCGTAAACGAGCTTCAAGGGGCCAGGAAACTTTTCAAACCGAAACCTCTCCTCTCTCTTTATCTCAGATTAGGCAGCAGCTCTCTGACGCGATTCTCGATTTCTACTTATACCTCCAATTGCTTAAAAACTATAGAGATTTGAACGTTAATGGATTTCGGAAAATTGTTAAGAAGTTCGATAAAGTTCTCCATCAAGATCAATTGAAGACTTTCATGCCATATGCTAAAAAATACTCCATTATGTTCAGCCAATACGATGAGTATTTGAAACTCATCAAGGATAATGTTGAGCATGCAGAGGTTATTAATGTTAACTTGTTCCTTGGCAGTGATAACGATGTTGACCGTTTGAAAAAGGATCCTTTGACTTTCTGGGAACAAACTGCAATTAAATGGTATACCATGACCTTAACTTCCtcttcaaaagataaaaaacATAACTTAGAGCGGATCAAGAATTTATCTTTACAGTACTCTGTTAATGAACAAACCATCCACAGAAATAACGCATCTATGTTTCAGATGTTCCTTGGAAGTGCTCAACTTGGTATTTCTGTAACATTAGTCATATTGATGACCATCATATTGGCTAAGAATTCCTCTGATGAAGTGAGATCAGCATTGTTACCCATATGGTCGAGTTTCCACTATCTCACATTTATGGGATTGCTATTCATCATAGATTGTTTTATTTGGTATAAAGTTAAAATCAACTATAGGTTCATTATGTTTGGTGAGATTCATTCACGAAACGGACCGGTGTTATTCAACAATGATTTTGGGATGACACACATTcctcttcaatttttccatgCAACAACATTCCTGTGCATATGTTCAATATTAGCATTTTGTAGTTTGATGCTCGAAAAGCTAGAGCCGTGGATGATCACGTGGCTGTGCATCGCTGTTGCTCTATTCTTTTGGAAGTTTCAAGTAATACAACCATGGCCATATTGGTATGAAACTTTCCAATCAAGAAAGTATATTTTCACGTCATTTATCCGTTTGGTATTTTCGGGATTCTTCCCGGTTCAGTTCGgtgatttcttcttagGTGATATTGTATGTTCACTGACATATTCCATGTCACAATTTGCGACTTTAGGGTGTTTAACTTTTAATGACTCCAAAGAGGATAAGTGTCGTtatgaaaaattgatgtGGATCGGAATATTGTCATGTTTGCCTAGTTATTGGAGATTTGTTCAATGTGTGAGAAGATACTTTGATAGCTATGATTGGTTCCCTCACCTCTTAAACGCTTTCAAGTATTTATTAGGTATCTCCTTCAATGCGTCGTTATACTGGTATAAAAGTTGGCCTCAAATGCAGAAATTCAAAGTTCTATTAATCGTCTTTGGATGTTTGAACTCGACTTTGACGAGTATATGGGATTTAATTATGGATTGGTCGTTACTGCAAACGAAATCTAAGAACTTTTTATTAAGGGACGACTTGTACTTATGTGgcaaaaagaattggaaatctGGAAAATATAGCAGCAAAAAGAAGTGCATATACTATTTCATCATGGTCTTTGATGTGGTTGTCAGATACGAATGGGTCTTTTACATGGTCAAAAACAATACAGATTATGTGCGCCACCCTTTGATTGCGTTAGCAATGGCCACTTTGGAGATTCTAAGGCGATTTGTATGGGTTATATTACGTGTTGAAAACGAGCACGTTGCAAATGTACATCTATTCAAAGTCACTGATGATAACTGGCAACTACCATTCCCTACAATTGAGGATAGTGAATTACATATGGAAGAAGATTACAGTGCAGCAGCTGAAAACATGGACAACATCGCCATGTTGTCAGTTATGAAGTCGGACCTAGAATCACAACAACAGCGGCCAAGGTCGACAAGTGCTGTTCCTAAGCTCAATAGAAAAGCTTCtgtatttgaaatcattcCTTGGGCACATGCCACAGATTTCCAAAGACCTATAGAAACTGCTAGCGTCAACTCTGCTGCCATCAGCGACAGTGAATCTGAAGCAGAGAGCGAAGTTTAG
- the HIS1 gene encoding ATP phosphoribosyltransferase (highly similar to uniprot|P00498 Saccharomyces cerevisiae YER055C HIS1 ATP phosphoribosyltransferase a hexameric enzyme catalyzes the first step in histidine biosynthesis mutations cause histidine auxotrophy and sensitivity to Cu Co and Ni salts transcription is regulated by general amino acid control): protein MDLVNHLNDKLLFAIPKKGRLYEKSVSILKGSDIKFHRSARLDIAISTNMPVALIFLPAADIPMFVGEGRCDLGITGVDQVRESEVDVNLPIDLQFGTCKLQVQVPVAGEYTSPEQLIGKTIVSSFVNLTKKYFAQLEGVPESEMVTRVKYVGGSVEASCALGVADAIVDLVESGETMRAAGLTAIATVLDTSAHLIESKNPKGDVELLRTIKSRIEGVMTAQKYVSCSYNAPENKLPELLKITPGRRAPTISQINDSGWVAVSSMIERKNKGDIMDDLKKNGAEDIMVFEISNCRV, encoded by the coding sequence ATGGATTTAGTGAATCATTTGAACGACAAGCTACTCTTTGCCATTCCAAAGAAAGGTAGATTATATGAGAAGAGTGTTTCTATCTTAAAGGGCTCTGATATCAAGTTCCACCGGTCAGCAAGATTGGATATTGCAATTTCCACAAATATGCCTGTTGCATTGATTTTCTTACCAGCTGCCGACATTCCAATGTTTGTTGGAGAAGGTAGATGTGACCTGGGTATTACGGGAGTGGATCAAGTCAGAGAAAGTGAAGTTGATGTTAATTTACCTATTGATTTACAGTTTGGGACTTGTAAGCTTCAGGTCCAGGTCCCTGTTGCCGGAGAGTATACTTCACCAGAACAATTAATTGGTAAGACAATCGTTTCCAGTTTTGTGAATTTGACTAAAAAATACTTCGCACAATTGGAAGGTGTGCCTGAATCCGAAATGGTCACTAGGGTCAAATACGTTGGTGGATCCGTGGAAGCATCTTGTGCTTTAGGTGTTGCTGACGCTATCGTAGATTTAGTCGAATCTGGAGAAACCATGCGCGCTGCTGGGTTGACCGCTATTGCAACTGTATTGGATACAAGTGCACATCTAATCGAATCCAAAAATCCAAAGGGAGATGTTGAACTTCTCAGAACTATAAAATCAAGAATAGAAGGTGTCATGACTGCTCAAAAGTACGTCAGTTGTAGTTATAACGCTCCTGAGAACAAATTACCTGAACTTTTAAAAATTACTCCAGGAAGGAGAGCACCAACCATCTCTCAAATCAACGACAGTGGATGGGTAGCGGTTTCATCCATGATcgaaaggaaaaacaaagGTGATATTATGGATGACTTGAAAAAAAACGGTGCAGAAGATATCATGGTATTCGAAATTTCTAACTGTCGTGTCTAA
- the MET30 gene encoding ubiquitin-binding SDF ubiquitin ligase complex subunit MET30 (similar to uniprot|P39014 Saccharomyces cerevisiae YIL046W MET30 F-box protein containing five copies of the WD40 motif controls cell cycle function sulfur metabolism and methionine biosynthesis as part of the ubiquitin ligase complex interacts with and regulates Met4p localizes within the nucleus) — MEFNLQQTCRPDLKRKFEDVDSNGVSDQRQDTDGKGEILRNKASKVNQNNEEIQLPSEMPQFNFFKFCYRHNPDIQHTCKDSMVFQDQVRSEKWMEKMKALDKESDRAIIKQTLDNFQHSNDKIRRLMLEGILQLCCFPQLSYIADEVKQLIKIDFISTLPEELSLKILGYLDCQSLCIASLTCKRWKTLADDDRVWYHMCEQHIDRKCPNCGWGLPLLHMKRARYLPVNEAHVHNQNGNQFQNVANGNGNEIGGGKSLINPGNSPNQTVAARARNSRYYTRPWKVIYRERFQVESNWRNGRCRIQLFKGHMDGVLSLKFNHRLLFTGSYDSTVAIWDTKSGNLIRRLTGHTDGVKGIYFDDQKMITASLDKTIRVWNYITGSCISTYRGHQDSVLSVDSYKKIIVSASADKTVKVWHVESRTCYTLRGHTEWVNCVKLHPKSFTCYSSSDDKTLRMWDIRTNSCIKVFRGHVGQVQKVIPLTIKDTENLVVDEKIEKVPNPELEEDFADDCTGIFDPNLKYPTHLLSCSLDNTIKLWEVSSGRCIRTQFGHVEGVWDIAADNFRIVSGSHDKSIKVWDLQNGKCIQTFTGHKAPIVCVGIGDSSFVSGDELGEVKMWHFDDI; from the coding sequence ATGGAGTTTAACCTTCAACAGACATGCAGACCGGATTTAAAGCGTAAGTTCGAAGATGTAGATTCGAATGGAGTGTCAGATCAACGACAGGATACTGATGGGAAGGGGGAAATTCTACGAAACAAAGCTTCCAAGGTCAATCAAAACAATGAGGAAATACAGCTTCCGAGTGAAATGCCTCagttcaatttctttaaattctGCTACCGTCATAATCCAGATATTCAACACACTTGTAAGGATTCGATGGTTTTCCAAGATCAGGTACGGTCGGAGAAGTGGATGGAGAAAATGAAAGCTTTGGACAAGGAATCAGACCGAGCAATTATCAAACAAACGCTAGACAATTTCCAGCATAGCAATGATAAGATACGAAGATTAATGCTGGAAGGAATATTACAGCTTTGTTGTTTTCCCCAGCTATCTTATATTGCTGATGAGGTAAAACAATTGATTAAGATCGATTTCATTTCAACCTTACCAGAGgaactttctttgaaaattttaGGTTACCTTGACTGTCAGTCTCTTTGCATCGCCTCGCTAACATGTAAGAGGTGGAAAACACTAGCTGATGACGATAGGGTATGGTACCATATGTGCGAACAGCATATTGATAGAAAATGTCCAAACTGTGGATGGGGTCTACCCTTACTCCATATGAAGAGGGCAAGATACTTACCTGTAAATGAAGCACATGTCCATAATCAAAACGGCaatcaattccaaaatgTTGCAAACGGCAACGGGAATGAAATTGGAGGCGGAAAGTCACTAATCAATCCTGGCAACTCTCCCAACCAAACTGTTGCCGCTAGGGCTAGGAATAGCAGGTACTATACGAGACCCTGGAAAGTAATATATAGGGAACGGTTCCAAGTGGAATCCAATTGGAGAAATGGAAGATGTAGAATTCAGCTCTTCAAAGGCCATATGGATGGGGTATTGTCATTAAAGTTCAACCACAGACTGCTTTTCACTGGGTCATACGATTCAACGGTGGCTATATGGGACACAAAATCTGGTAATTTGATTAGAAGACTCACCGGGCACACGGATGGTGTGAAGGGTATTTATTTTGATGATCAGAAAATGATCACAGCTTCTTTAGACAAGACAATCAGAGTATGGAACTACATTACAGGGTCCTGTATATCAACTTATAGAGGCCACCAGGATTCTGTGCTATCGGTGGATTCatacaaaaaaatcattGTGAGTGCTTCTGCTGATAAAACAGTTAAAGTGTGGCATGTTGAATCTAGGACTTGTTATACGTTGCGGGGCCATACGGAATGGGTCAACTGTGTTAAACTACATCCAAAAAGTTTCACTTGTTACAGTTCCAGTGACGACAAAACATTAAGAATGTGGGATATCCGTACTAATTCGTGTATTAAAGTTTTCAGAGGACATGTTGGTCAAGTGCAAAAAGTTATTCCATTAACGATCAAAGACACAGAAAATTTAGTGGTggatgaaaaaattgaaaaagtacCCAACCCAGAgttagaagaagattttgCAGATGACTGTACAGGAATATTCGATCCGAATTTGAAATACCCTACACATTTGCTTTCATGTTCATTGGATAACACCATCAAACTCTGGGAAGTCAGTTCAGGTAGATGCATTAGAACTCAATTTGGACATGTTGAAGGTGTTTGGGATATCGCTGCTGATAACTTCAGAATTGTCAGTGGCTCTCACGATAAGAGCATCAAAGTTTGGGATCTTCAAAATGGTAAATGCATACAAACTTTTACAGGACACAAGGCTCCTATTGTATGTGTAGGAATTGGTGACAGTTCATTTGTTAGCGGAGACGAGCTGGGCGAAGTGAAAATGTGGcattttgatgatatttga
- a CDS encoding CBM21 domain-containing protein (weakly similar to uniprot|P40036 Saccharomyces cerevisiae YER054C GIP2 Putative regulatory subunit of the protein phosphatase Glc7p proposed to be involved in glycogen metabolism contains a conserved motif (GVNK motif) that is also found in Gac1p Pig1p and Pig2p) has translation MYQRDAVQNLQSGKFSSLNFLRKPQRISCQVETTAMNDALKRNTDLNKSKIIVDKSLQDSQHDEHDPVGNELAGRLNEKLNFNKDADPSKKEDWDVETDPLKKEAWESETDPSLSMQDYFPVSKPDVPEVEINNNSNDDNDDDDDEPEDRYLDSRKLSAIFNPPSILLTRSKSLPTSPLEGRVSQEQRPPVFKRSKSVHFAQSEKFEVKYFREDESPLFLRNESGEYGTKSGKLRKSRRHRSREAVAKVNGDDDDDDMLNMKGSKRSLELVNGNLILQAQTPKLLRLDVFGVRKNQFQTFANGIYNSMNTPNSGWSNSLHSNNAPFWKYSHGINDNDDNDNNNNNNKNEDDANTTGIPNFDFSSPFNTNDSFKKEANLGTFICHLQDLRLDTQGHMLIGNVIVRNISYEKRVIVRYTLDSWKSQQDVESVWITNHCNLKSGTGAIDIDVFQFAIDLGKINTIEHIEMCILYQTREGSSWIDHWDNNSGQNYKVSVRVK, from the coding sequence ATGTACCAACGAGATGCTGTACAGAATTTACAAAGCGGCAAGTTTAgctctttgaattttttgAGGAAACCACAAAGAATTTCCTGCCAGGTCGAAACAACAGCCATGAACGACGCTTTGAAACGGAACACAGATCTGaataaaagtaaaattATTGTAGATAAAAGTTTACAGGATTCTCAACATGATGAACACGATCCTGTGGGCAATGAATTGGCAGGGCGGCTCAACGAGAAAttaaatttcaataaagatgCGGACCcatcaaagaaggaagattGGGATGTTGAAACAGAcccattgaagaaagaagcatGGGAAAGCGAAACAGACCCAAGCTTAAGCATGCAAGACTACTTCCCTGTATCGAAACCAGATGTGCctgaagttgaaatcaataACAATTCCAACGATGACaacgatgacgatgatgatgaaccAGAAGACAGGTATTTGGATAGTAGAAAACTTAGCGCTATATTCAATCCACCCTCAATATTACTTACACGAAGCAAATCCCTACCAACTTCTCCACTAGAAGGTAGGGTAAGCCAGGAACAAAGACCTCCTGTTTTCAAGAGGTCTAAATCGGTTCATTTTGCTCAAAGTGAGAAGTTTGAAGTTAAATACTTTAGGGAGGACGAAAGTCCGTTATTCTTAAGAAACGAATCAGGAGAGTACGGTACGAAATCTGGAAAGTTAAGGAAAAGCAGACGCCATAGAAGCCGAGAGGCTGTTGCCAAAGTtaatggtgatgatgacgacgaTGATATGTTGAATATGAAGGGATCAAAGAGGTCCTTGGAATTGGTAAATGGAAACTTGATCCTTCAAGCACAAACTCCAAAGTTATTACGATTAGATGTATTTGGTGTAAGAAAAAATCAGTTCCAAACGTTTGCCAATGGTATATATAATTCGATGAACACTCCAAATTCTGGATGGTCAAATTCTCTTCACTCTAATAATGCACCTTTTTGGAAGTATAGTCATGGTattaatgataatgatgataatgataataacaacaacaacaataaaaatgaagatgacgcTAATACTACTGGCATCCCAAACTTTGATTTCAGCTCTCCTTTTAATACAAATGATAGCTTTAAAAAAGAGGCAAATTTGGGAACCTTTATTTGTCATTTACAAGACCTTAGATTGGACACACAAGGGCACATGTTGATTGGTAATGTCATTGTACGAAACATATCCTACGAAAAGAGAGTTATTGTACGATACACCTTAGATTCCTGGAAATCTCAACAGGATGTTGAAAGTGTATGGATAACAAACCATTGTAACCTGAAAAGTGGTACAGGAGCTATCGATATCGATGTCTTCCAATTTGCCATTGATCTCGGTAAAATCAATACAATCGAGCACATCGAAATGTGCATACTATACCAAACACGAGAAGGGTCTTCATGGATCGATCATTGGGACAACAATTCGGGCCAGAATTACAAAGTCAGTGTCCGAGTAAAGTAA
- the AGE2 gene encoding GTPase-activating protein AGE2 (similar to uniprot|P40529 Saccharomyces cerevisiae YIL044C AGE2 ADP-ribosylation factor (ARF) GTPase activating protein (GAP) effector ARF GAP with effector function(s)): protein MTSVEVKKVLTTLLRDPENNRCGDCKVATHPRWASWSLGVFVCIKCAGFHRSMGTHISKVKSVDLDTWTEEHLEAVLEFGNNKKFNEYYENKLGGGTYVPDQSKIGQFIRTKYELKKWVGDDPIVDVKSSKHTAEAKDRVAQKAAAVRNSPSSDSPRSLDLDLGLNLNSVVTDKNVPQISSEKPSATNTNVYRPPDRPDLKKSILSLYANRKSTSPHSQSQSPSQSSLHLPTKNMSTSNSLSSGGKLTSNPWAVPRAVDDSRSGSSLSLDDDLFKNVWS from the coding sequence ATGACCAGTGTGGAGGTGAAAAAAGTATTGACTACCTTGCTTCGTGATCCAGAAAATAACAGATGTGGTGATTGTAAAGTTGCAACTCATCCACGTTGGGCTTCGTGGTCACTGGGTGTTTTCGTGTGCATTAAATGTGCAGGGTTTCACAGATCTATGGGTACACACATTAGTAAAGTGAAGAGTGTTGATTTGGATACATGGACCGAGGAACATTTGGAAGCGGTATTGGAATTCGGAAATAATAAGAAATTCAACGAATATTACGAGAATAAACTTGGTGGAGGCACTTACGTACCAGACCAAAGCAAAATTGGACAATTTATTAGGACTAAATATGAATTAAAAAAGTGGGTTGGTGATGATCCCATTGTGGACGTTAAGTCTAGCAAGCATACTGCTGAAGCTAAAGATCGTGTGGCCCAGAAAGCAGCGGCAGTGAGAAATAGTCCTTCTTCAGATTCGCCTCGCTCCCTAGATTTGGATCTGGGGCTGAATCTGAATTCTGTGGTTACAGACAAAAACGTACCTCAAATATCCTCTGAGAAACCTTCTGCTACAAACACGAATGTCTACAGACCACCGGATAGACCAgatttaaagaaatccaTTCTTTCACTGTACGCAAATCGCAAATCTACGTCTCCCCATTCGCAATCACAATCTCCATCTCAATCATCACTTCACCTTCCTACCAAAAACATGAGTACTAGCAATAGTTTATCAAGCGGAGGAAAGTTGACATCAAATCCATGGGCGGTGCCGCGTGCAGTTGATGATAGCAGAAGTGGATCAAGTTTGTCATTGGATGACgatttattcaaaaatgtgTGGTCATAA